In a single window of the Subtercola sp. PAMC28395 genome:
- the rplT gene encoding 50S ribosomal protein L20, giving the protein MARVKRAVNAHKKRRVILERAEGYRGQRSRLYRKAKEQVTHSLVYSYRDRRARKGDFRRLWIQRINAAARLNGLTYNRLIQGLNLAGIEVDRRILADLAVTEPATFAALVASAKAALPEDTSAPKADAVA; this is encoded by the coding sequence ATGGCAAGAGTAAAGAGGGCCGTCAACGCCCACAAGAAGCGTCGCGTAATTCTCGAGCGCGCAGAGGGCTACCGCGGCCAGCGTTCGCGCCTCTACCGCAAGGCCAAGGAGCAGGTCACTCACTCCCTCGTCTACTCATACCGCGACCGCCGCGCCCGCAAGGGTGACTTCCGTCGCCTGTGGATCCAGCGCATCAACGCGGCCGCACGTCTCAACGGCCTCACCTACAACCGCCTCATCCAGGGTCTGAACCTGGCCGGCATCGAGGTCGACCGCCGTATCCTGGCCGACCTCGCCGTCACCGAGCCCGCCACCTTCGCGGCGCTCGTCGCCAGCGCGAAGGCCGCTCTGCCCGAAGACACCTCGGCTCCGAAGGCTGACGCAGTAGCGTAG
- a CDS encoding histidinol-phosphate transaminase — translation MSSNSPDGGFSDPRPFSLADLPIRDDLRGLTPYGAPELKVKVALNVNENTHPIPEAVARSIIEALATQLLTVNRYPDREFPALRDSLASYLGHGLTRENIWAANGSNEVLQQILQAFGGPGRSVLGFPPTYSMHSIIAAGTGTEWVAGERDAGYEISPQTAVDWVTRTDPDLVFFCSPNNPTGTAITLDTIAAAYDATDKIVVVDEAYAEFGRAGEQTALSLLPGRERLIVTRTMSKAFAFAGARLGYLAAAPAISDALRLVRLPYHLSALTQAAAVAALAHAPEMLAMVDDIKRQRDRIEDTLRELGYTPFPSASNFVLFGGVPDSHELFEQLLERDIIIRDLGIPGHLRVSAGTEDETTAFLDAMKELTPSR, via the coding sequence GTGAGTTCCAATAGCCCTGATGGTGGTTTCAGCGATCCAAGACCGTTCTCCCTGGCAGATCTGCCCATCCGAGACGACCTGCGTGGACTGACTCCCTACGGGGCGCCGGAACTCAAGGTCAAGGTGGCTCTCAACGTCAACGAGAACACGCACCCGATCCCTGAAGCCGTTGCGCGCTCGATCATCGAAGCCTTGGCCACTCAGCTCCTGACGGTCAATCGCTACCCTGATCGAGAGTTTCCAGCGCTTCGCGACAGCCTGGCTTCCTACCTCGGACACGGGCTCACGCGGGAGAACATCTGGGCTGCGAACGGGTCGAACGAGGTCCTGCAGCAGATTCTCCAGGCTTTCGGTGGCCCCGGCAGGTCAGTGCTCGGGTTCCCTCCCACCTATTCGATGCATTCGATCATCGCGGCAGGAACCGGTACGGAATGGGTCGCCGGCGAGCGTGACGCCGGGTATGAGATCTCTCCGCAGACCGCGGTCGACTGGGTCACCCGCACCGACCCCGATCTGGTCTTCTTCTGTTCCCCCAACAACCCGACGGGTACAGCCATAACCCTTGACACCATTGCCGCCGCGTACGACGCGACGGACAAGATCGTGGTTGTCGATGAGGCCTATGCAGAGTTCGGTCGCGCGGGGGAGCAGACAGCACTCTCCTTGCTCCCCGGCCGTGAGCGACTGATCGTCACTCGCACGATGAGCAAGGCTTTCGCCTTCGCCGGCGCCCGACTCGGGTACCTCGCCGCGGCCCCGGCAATCAGCGATGCCCTCAGACTGGTTCGGTTGCCCTACCATCTCTCAGCCCTGACGCAGGCGGCTGCAGTAGCAGCTCTCGCTCATGCACCGGAGATGCTCGCCATGGTCGACGACATCAAGCGGCAGCGTGACCGCATCGAAGACACACTCCGTGAGCTGGGCTACACGCCGTTCCCGAGTGCGTCGAATTTTGTGTTGTTCGGGGGAGTGCCCGATTCCCATGAACTGTTCGAACAGCTGCTCGAGCGCGACATCATCATCAGGGATCTCGGTATTCCCGGACACCTTCGCGTGAGCGCTGGTACAGAAGATGAGACGACAGCGTTCCTCGACGCTATGAAAGAACTCACTCCTTCGCGGTAG
- the hisH gene encoding imidazole glycerol phosphate synthase subunit HisH encodes MTPRKVVVLDYGSGNVHSAVKALERVGAEVELTADRRAVAEADGLLVPGVGAFDAVMRALESVRGGELIDKRLAGGRPVLGICVGMQVLFSRGVERGVDTEGLGEWPGTVDELKADVLPHMGWNTVIAPEESRLFAGIAEERFYFVHSNAAQTWELDVQPPLPAASVTWAEHGGRFIAAVENGPLSATQFHPEKSGEAGMQLLSNWLLTL; translated from the coding sequence GTGACCCCTCGCAAGGTTGTCGTGCTCGACTACGGCAGCGGCAATGTCCACTCGGCTGTGAAAGCACTCGAAAGGGTCGGAGCCGAGGTCGAACTGACGGCCGATCGACGCGCGGTGGCTGAAGCCGACGGTCTGCTCGTGCCGGGCGTGGGTGCGTTCGACGCCGTCATGCGGGCGCTCGAGTCCGTGCGCGGGGGTGAGCTGATCGACAAGCGGCTGGCTGGCGGCAGGCCGGTGCTGGGCATCTGTGTCGGTATGCAGGTGCTGTTCAGTCGTGGCGTCGAACGCGGGGTCGATACCGAAGGCCTCGGCGAATGGCCGGGCACGGTCGACGAGCTGAAGGCGGATGTGCTGCCCCACATGGGGTGGAACACCGTCATCGCACCGGAGGAATCGAGGCTCTTCGCCGGAATCGCTGAGGAGCGCTTCTACTTCGTGCACTCGAACGCTGCCCAGACCTGGGAGCTCGATGTGCAGCCTCCACTTCCCGCCGCGTCCGTCACCTGGGCAGAACATGGTGGCCGGTTCATCGCCGCAGTGGAGAACGGTCCGCTCTCAGCCACCCAGTTCCACCCGGAGAAGTCCGGGGAGGCGGGAATGCAGCTCCTGTCCAACTGGCTCCTCACGCTCTGA
- a CDS encoding SseB family protein, which produces MPPEHPEQEPASASRPGRARVLPSTGMPPARSQSSEEGGALFADSAGQPWAGRTFDASTSGYEDDQGEEASGLVEAIRVFRAGDGLPRPPRSQAAVIEAFSSARLLVPLVAEAGQTAVDHYGRTVDKTQELAIVTVTAPDGRTALPVFTSVAAMASWNPAARPVPNEARRIALSAAAEGTDLLIIDPTSATEFVVRRPAVWAIAQGSPWASPFDTDTDTDTDTDAEIGGAPHGDRDSSPLLAEFRVAVLGEPAVVSLALVQGDPDARLAAPEVTVVLALAPGLDREALALLLARLQDRWAQSALIADRVDSLSIRLIAA; this is translated from the coding sequence ATGCCCCCCGAGCATCCAGAGCAGGAGCCTGCTTCGGCCAGCAGGCCCGGCCGTGCCCGGGTGCTTCCCTCGACAGGCATGCCACCAGCACGCTCGCAGTCCTCCGAGGAGGGCGGAGCACTATTCGCAGACTCGGCAGGCCAGCCGTGGGCAGGTCGCACGTTCGACGCGAGCACGAGTGGCTACGAGGACGACCAGGGAGAAGAAGCCTCTGGCCTGGTCGAGGCGATCCGAGTATTTCGTGCCGGGGACGGGCTTCCCCGCCCACCGCGTTCCCAGGCCGCAGTCATCGAAGCATTCAGCAGCGCACGTCTCCTGGTACCGCTGGTGGCCGAGGCCGGGCAGACCGCGGTGGACCACTATGGTCGCACCGTCGACAAGACCCAGGAACTCGCGATCGTCACAGTGACGGCGCCCGACGGCCGCACCGCTCTGCCGGTCTTCACCTCTGTGGCTGCGATGGCGAGCTGGAACCCTGCCGCACGACCGGTGCCCAACGAAGCTCGGCGGATAGCGCTCTCGGCCGCAGCAGAGGGCACCGACCTGCTCATCATCGATCCGACATCGGCCACCGAGTTCGTCGTGCGGCGCCCGGCCGTGTGGGCCATCGCCCAGGGCTCACCGTGGGCGTCACCGTTCGACACCGACACCGACACCGACACTGACACCGACGCTGAAATCGGAGGTGCACCACACGGTGATCGTGATTCCAGCCCTCTGCTGGCAGAGTTCCGTGTGGCGGTGCTGGGCGAACCGGCGGTGGTCTCGCTCGCGCTGGTGCAGGGCGACCCGGATGCCCGGCTGGCCGCCCCCGAAGTGACCGTCGTTCTCGCGCTGGCACCGGGTCTCGACCGCGAAGCCCTGGCTCTTCTTCTCGCTCGCCTGCAGGACCGTTGGGCCCAGTCGGCGCTGATCGCAGATCGGGTGGACTCCCTGTCGATCAGGCTCATCGCCGCCTGA
- the priA gene encoding bifunctional 1-(5-phosphoribosyl)-5-((5-phosphoribosylamino)methylideneamino)imidazole-4-carboxamide isomerase/phosphoribosylanthranilate isomerase PriA — translation MTTPGPALVLLPAVDIADGQAVRLTQGQAGTETNHGDPADAAADWVAQGAEWIHLVDLDAAFGRGNNVDVIRRVIAQATGIKIELSGGIRDDASLEHALESGATRINLGTAALENPEWAAKAIARFGEAIAVGLDVRGTTLAARGWTEDGGDLWEVLARLEDAGCARYVVTDVTKDGTLKGPNVDLLKQVMQKTDKPVIASGGISSLDDLVELRALVSDGLEGAIVGRALYAGAFTLVEALAVASD, via the coding sequence ATGACTACACCTGGCCCCGCGCTCGTTCTCCTGCCCGCAGTCGACATAGCCGACGGGCAGGCCGTGCGCCTGACTCAGGGCCAGGCCGGAACCGAGACCAATCACGGCGATCCTGCTGACGCCGCGGCCGACTGGGTTGCGCAGGGAGCAGAGTGGATCCATCTCGTCGACCTCGATGCTGCCTTCGGGAGAGGCAACAATGTCGACGTCATCCGCCGAGTCATCGCCCAGGCGACCGGCATCAAGATCGAGCTCTCCGGCGGCATCCGCGATGACGCGTCGCTGGAGCATGCGCTCGAGAGCGGTGCCACGCGCATCAACCTCGGCACCGCAGCGCTGGAGAACCCGGAGTGGGCGGCCAAGGCGATCGCGCGATTCGGCGAGGCCATCGCGGTCGGCCTGGATGTGCGGGGTACGACTCTGGCGGCGCGCGGCTGGACTGAAGACGGGGGTGACCTCTGGGAGGTGCTCGCGCGCCTCGAGGACGCGGGCTGTGCCCGTTATGTGGTCACCGACGTCACCAAGGACGGCACGCTCAAGGGTCCGAATGTCGACCTCCTCAAGCAGGTCATGCAGAAGACCGACAAACCCGTCATCGCCTCCGGCGGAATCTCGAGCCTCGACGACCTGGTCGAGCTGCGCGCACTCGTTTCCGACGGTCTGGAAGGCGCGATTGTAGGCCGGGCCCTCTACGCGGGAGCCTTCACTCTCGTCGAGGCACTCGCGGTCGCGTCAGACTGA
- the rpmI gene encoding 50S ribosomal protein L35 → MPKMKTHSGAKKRFKITGSGKVMKQQAGMRHNLEVKSGQRKRRLNTDQVLAPQDAKVIKKLLGL, encoded by the coding sequence ATGCCCAAGATGAAGACCCACTCCGGAGCCAAGAAGCGATTCAAGATCACCGGCAGCGGCAAGGTCATGAAGCAGCAGGCCGGCATGCGCCACAACCTGGAGGTCAAGTCAGGCCAGCGCAAGCGCCGCCTGAACACCGACCAGGTTCTTGCCCCGCAGGACGCCAAGGTCATCAAGAAGCTCCTCGGCCTCTAG
- a CDS encoding RNA methyltransferase, translated as MLDNPRSPRVRAVAKLAKKGARSETGLFLLEGPQAVAEALMFSPQLVVELYATPTALERYTDIAETAVDAGVDVEFVSEHVLEVMSDTVTPQGFIAVCHQFPTAVKDIFAAKPRLIAVLEEVRDPGNAGTIIRAADAAGADAVILTGRSVDLYNPKVVRSTTGSLFHLPVAVDANLDDVKRRVTEAGMQLLAADIKGDDLLEVRSTGLLAAPTVWLFGNEARGLTDENLTLADRVISVPIYGRAESMNLATAASVCLYESAFAQHSAL; from the coding sequence ATGCTTGATAATCCGCGTTCACCGCGTGTTCGGGCCGTCGCCAAACTTGCAAAAAAAGGGGCCCGGTCTGAGACCGGGCTCTTTTTGTTGGAAGGCCCGCAGGCGGTAGCTGAGGCGCTCATGTTCAGCCCCCAACTCGTCGTCGAACTGTACGCAACGCCCACCGCCCTCGAGCGTTACACCGACATCGCCGAAACGGCAGTGGATGCCGGCGTCGATGTCGAGTTCGTCTCCGAGCACGTGCTCGAAGTGATGTCAGACACCGTCACGCCGCAGGGCTTCATCGCCGTGTGCCACCAGTTCCCCACGGCGGTCAAAGACATCTTCGCGGCGAAGCCGCGCCTCATCGCTGTGCTCGAAGAAGTTCGCGATCCAGGCAACGCGGGCACGATCATCCGGGCTGCGGATGCAGCGGGGGCTGACGCAGTTATTCTGACCGGCCGTTCTGTCGACCTCTACAACCCCAAGGTGGTGCGGTCGACCACTGGTTCGCTGTTCCACCTGCCCGTGGCCGTCGATGCGAACCTCGACGACGTGAAGCGCAGGGTGACCGAGGCCGGAATGCAGCTCCTGGCAGCCGACATCAAGGGTGACGACCTCCTCGAGGTGCGTTCGACAGGGCTGTTGGCCGCGCCGACCGTGTGGTTGTTCGGTAACGAGGCGCGGGGTCTCACCGACGAGAACCTGACTCTCGCAGACCGGGTGATCTCGGTGCCGATCTACGGAAGGGCAGAGTCGATGAATCTCGCCACGGCCGCGTCGGTGTGCTTGTACGAGAGTGCTTTCGCCCAGCATTCAGCGCTGTAA
- the infC gene encoding translation initiation factor IF-3, with protein sequence MPWCVGRASVSTKEQRISDPRTNDRIRVPEVRLVGPAGEQVGVVSIDVALRLAQEADLDLVEVAPNSKPPVAKIMDYGKFKYEAAQKAKEARRNQANTILKEVRFRLKIDVHDYETKRKRAEGFLKAGDKVKAMILFRGREQSRPDQGVRLLQRFAEDVSEFGSVESSPTIDGRNMVMVIGPLKNKSEAKAEANAQRAAAKAPREAPAPSSADTSSVESTSAPTTAAATPAAE encoded by the coding sequence ATGCCGTGGTGCGTCGGCCGGGCATCCGTCAGCACAAAGGAGCAACGCATCAGCGATCCCCGTACAAACGACCGTATACGAGTACCCGAGGTCCGCCTCGTGGGTCCGGCCGGTGAGCAGGTTGGCGTCGTCAGCATCGACGTGGCACTCAGACTCGCGCAAGAGGCCGACCTTGACCTGGTTGAGGTGGCCCCGAACTCCAAGCCGCCCGTTGCCAAGATCATGGACTACGGAAAGTTCAAGTACGAAGCTGCCCAAAAGGCCAAAGAGGCCAGGCGCAACCAGGCGAACACGATCCTCAAAGAGGTTCGCTTCCGTCTGAAGATCGATGTTCACGACTACGAGACCAAGCGCAAACGCGCCGAAGGCTTTCTCAAGGCCGGTGACAAGGTCAAAGCGATGATCCTGTTCCGAGGGCGCGAGCAGTCACGCCCCGACCAGGGTGTGCGCCTTCTCCAAAGATTTGCCGAAGACGTTTCGGAGTTCGGTTCTGTCGAATCGAGCCCGACCATCGACGGTCGCAACATGGTCATGGTGATCGGCCCCCTGAAGAACAAGTCAGAGGCCAAAGCCGAGGCCAACGCACAACGAGCTGCTGCAAAGGCTCCCCGCGAGGCGCCGGCGCCCAGCAGCGCCGATACAAGCAGCGTCGAAAGCACCAGTGCACCGACCACCGCTGCAGCAACACCCGCAGCCGAGTAA
- a CDS encoding cryptochrome/photolyase family protein: MPGRPVRWIFAGQLGSAFDDGGPMLLIESRRALGRGPIHRAKAHLLLSGIRHRARELGDRVEFHQVDTYSEIVDGRTDLEVIDPTSWRARRKVRQIGAAILPSRGFVSSETEFAEWAASRGAKRLLLEDFYRAMRLRTGILMEGDGPAGGQWNYDHNNRQSPPKNAVSLGLPDPWWPVEDDIDEEVRADLDRWQAEGSVTLVGDDGPRRFAVTEGEANAALEDFVSVRLNDFGPFEDATLSGDWSMAHSLLSVPLNLGLLDPRAVVNRVVSEYDAGRAPLASVEGFVRQIAGWRDYVWHLYWHLGEKYPTSHNGLNARRELPIEFRRLDADAIEANCLGESLRGVRERGWAHHIQRLMVIGNWALQRGYDPVALNDWFVSMFVDGTPWVMPANVIGMSQHADGGIVATKPYSAGGAYISKMTDYCGSCRFDPKVRLGPDACPFTAGYWAFLDRVEPQLRTNHRMAQPLAGLRRLPDREAVVAQERVREQLGEFTAVIE; the protein is encoded by the coding sequence GTGCCCGGCCGGCCGGTTCGGTGGATCTTCGCGGGCCAGCTGGGCTCCGCGTTCGACGATGGCGGCCCGATGCTGCTCATCGAATCGAGGCGGGCACTCGGGCGGGGGCCGATTCACAGGGCGAAAGCGCACCTGCTGCTGTCGGGCATCCGGCATCGAGCCAGGGAGCTGGGCGACAGAGTCGAATTCCACCAGGTCGACACGTACTCCGAGATAGTGGATGGCCGGACCGACCTGGAGGTCATCGACCCCACCTCGTGGCGGGCCAGGCGCAAGGTGCGGCAGATCGGGGCAGCCATCCTGCCGAGCCGGGGTTTCGTCTCGAGCGAAACGGAATTTGCGGAATGGGCGGCCTCACGAGGAGCCAAGCGGCTTCTGCTGGAGGACTTCTACCGGGCGATGCGCCTTCGAACGGGCATCCTGATGGAAGGTGACGGACCGGCCGGCGGCCAGTGGAACTACGACCACAACAACCGCCAGTCCCCTCCGAAGAACGCCGTCAGCCTGGGACTGCCAGACCCCTGGTGGCCGGTCGAGGACGACATCGACGAGGAGGTTCGGGCTGATCTCGACCGCTGGCAGGCCGAGGGATCAGTGACCCTGGTCGGTGACGATGGGCCGCGCAGGTTCGCCGTCACGGAAGGCGAGGCGAACGCGGCGCTCGAGGACTTCGTTTCCGTCAGACTCAACGACTTCGGCCCGTTCGAAGACGCGACTCTCTCAGGTGACTGGTCGATGGCTCACTCCCTGCTGAGCGTGCCCCTGAATCTCGGGCTGCTCGACCCTCGCGCAGTGGTCAACAGGGTGGTGAGCGAATACGACGCCGGCCGCGCGCCACTGGCGAGCGTGGAGGGCTTCGTTCGCCAGATCGCCGGGTGGCGCGACTACGTCTGGCATCTCTACTGGCATCTCGGCGAGAAGTACCCGACGAGCCACAATGGGCTGAACGCGAGGCGGGAACTGCCGATCGAGTTCAGGCGACTCGACGCTGACGCAATCGAGGCGAACTGCCTGGGCGAGAGCTTGCGAGGTGTTCGCGAACGGGGTTGGGCCCACCACATCCAGCGCCTGATGGTCATCGGGAACTGGGCGCTCCAACGCGGCTACGATCCGGTTGCGCTGAATGACTGGTTCGTATCGATGTTCGTCGATGGCACCCCGTGGGTGATGCCGGCGAATGTCATCGGCATGTCACAGCACGCAGACGGAGGCATCGTCGCTACCAAACCGTATTCGGCTGGCGGTGCCTACATCTCGAAGATGACCGACTACTGCGGAAGCTGCCGCTTCGACCCGAAGGTTCGTCTCGGGCCTGATGCCTGCCCGTTCACGGCAGGGTACTGGGCCTTTCTCGACCGGGTCGAGCCGCAGCTCCGCACGAACCACCGCATGGCCCAGCCCCTCGCGGGTCTCCGGCGCCTGCCCGATCGCGAAGCTGTCGTCGCCCAGGAGCGCGTTCGCGAACAGCTCGGCGAATTCACGGCCGTCATCGAGTGA
- the pheS gene encoding phenylalanine--tRNA ligase subunit alpha, protein MSEPSLPPELTISDESVATAVAAALAAIDSIVDTASFRAVRSEHAGEASTLARLNGLLRTLPNDQKSAAGKLVGQARGRVTQALAAKEADVVELENAAQLASESLDVTALPVRRRLGARHPLSLLQEKIGDIFLGMGWEIAEGPELENEWFNFDALNFDPDHPARAMQDTFFVDPVESHLLLRTHTSPVQVRSLLERELPVYVIAPGRTYRTDELDATHTPVFSQVEGIAVDKGLTMAHLRGTLEFFARQMFGDEAKIRLRPNYFPFTEPSAEMDVWQPNAKGGARWVEWGGCGMVNPNVLLSAGIDPEVYSGFAFGVGIERTLQFRNNLNDMRDMVEGDVRFSQQFGMVV, encoded by the coding sequence GTGTCAGAACCCTCCCTCCCCCCTGAGCTCACCATTTCCGACGAGTCGGTTGCCACTGCAGTCGCTGCCGCACTTGCCGCGATCGACTCGATCGTCGACACGGCGTCATTCAGGGCCGTACGCTCTGAGCACGCGGGTGAAGCATCGACCCTTGCGCGTCTGAACGGCCTGCTGCGCACGCTGCCCAACGACCAGAAGTCAGCGGCTGGCAAGCTGGTGGGCCAGGCGAGGGGTAGGGTCACGCAAGCCCTCGCTGCGAAAGAGGCCGACGTCGTCGAGCTGGAGAATGCGGCGCAGCTGGCATCCGAGTCGCTCGATGTGACGGCCCTTCCCGTGCGTCGGCGCCTGGGCGCACGTCACCCACTCTCGCTCCTTCAGGAGAAGATCGGTGACATCTTCCTCGGCATGGGGTGGGAGATCGCTGAGGGGCCGGAGCTTGAGAATGAGTGGTTCAATTTCGATGCGCTCAACTTCGACCCCGATCATCCGGCCCGTGCCATGCAAGACACGTTCTTCGTCGACCCCGTCGAGTCGCACCTGCTGCTGCGTACCCACACGTCGCCGGTGCAGGTGCGTTCTCTTCTCGAACGCGAGCTGCCGGTCTACGTGATCGCGCCGGGTCGTACGTACCGCACCGACGAGCTCGACGCCACCCACACGCCGGTCTTCAGCCAGGTGGAGGGCATCGCTGTCGACAAGGGGCTGACTATGGCCCATCTGCGGGGCACACTCGAATTCTTCGCGCGCCAGATGTTCGGTGATGAGGCGAAGATCCGCCTGCGCCCGAACTACTTTCCGTTCACTGAGCCGAGCGCTGAGATGGACGTGTGGCAACCCAACGCCAAAGGTGGTGCCAGATGGGTGGAATGGGGTGGCTGCGGCATGGTGAATCCCAACGTTCTGCTCTCTGCCGGTATCGACCCCGAGGTCTATTCCGGGTTCGCGTTCGGCGTCGGAATCGAACGAACGCTCCAGTTCCGCAACAACCTGAACGACATGCGCGACATGGTCGAAGGCGATGTCAGGTTCAGCCAGCAATTCGGAATGGTGGTCTAG
- a CDS encoding DUF1844 domain-containing protein, with protein MSDAYLEDDSIGAARDIADVQAVEVITTTAVHLMSAAAVKVGLADDPENQLDLDEARKLIIALAGLVTAGAPEIGDMHARSLRDGLRSLQLAFREASPFPDAIGQGPGEKLTGPVN; from the coding sequence GTGAGCGATGCGTATCTCGAAGACGATTCGATCGGAGCGGCGCGCGACATCGCCGATGTACAGGCCGTCGAAGTCATCACCACGACCGCCGTGCACCTGATGAGCGCCGCTGCGGTGAAGGTCGGGCTTGCCGACGACCCCGAGAACCAGCTCGATCTCGACGAGGCGCGAAAACTCATCATCGCCCTCGCCGGGCTCGTGACGGCAGGGGCTCCGGAGATCGGCGACATGCACGCCCGAAGCCTGCGCGACGGCCTGCGTTCGCTTCAGCTGGCCTTCCGCGAAGCGTCACCCTTCCCCGACGCAATCGGCCAGGGCCCGGGCGAGAAGCTGACCGGGCCCGTCAACTAG
- the hisB gene encoding imidazoleglycerol-phosphate dehydratase HisB, translating to MSTEPRTASLTRKTSESSIQLSVDLDGTGTSHIDTSVPFFNHMLTAFAKHSLTDLTVTATGDTDIDVHHTVEDIGIVLGQAIRQALGDKSGISRFGDALVPLDEALVQAVVDISGRPFLVHTGEPAGFEFHLIGGHFTGSMVRHVFEAITFHAGLTVHITVLGGRDPHHIAEAEFKAFARAFRFAKQLDPQVSGVPSTKGAL from the coding sequence ATGTCGACAGAACCCCGCACTGCCAGCCTGACGCGCAAAACCAGCGAATCGAGCATCCAACTCTCCGTGGACCTCGACGGCACCGGCACTTCGCACATCGACACGAGTGTTCCGTTCTTCAACCACATGCTGACAGCGTTTGCCAAGCACTCCCTCACAGACCTCACCGTGACGGCAACCGGAGACACCGATATCGACGTACACCACACCGTCGAAGACATCGGCATCGTGCTGGGACAGGCCATCCGGCAGGCGCTCGGGGACAAGAGTGGCATCTCGCGGTTCGGTGATGCTCTCGTGCCACTTGACGAGGCGCTCGTTCAGGCCGTTGTCGACATTTCGGGTCGACCATTCCTTGTGCACACCGGTGAGCCGGCAGGGTTCGAGTTCCACCTGATCGGCGGCCACTTCACCGGCTCCATGGTTCGCCACGTCTTCGAGGCGATCACCTTCCATGCTGGCCTGACAGTGCACATCACCGTGCTCGGCGGCCGCGATCCACACCACATTGCTGAGGCGGAGTTCAAGGCGTTCGCCAGGGCGTTCCGTTTTGCCAAACAACTCGACCCCCAGGTTTCGGGAGTTCCGTCGACAAAGGGCGCGTTGTGA